In the genome of Salinirussus salinus, one region contains:
- a CDS encoding FAD-binding oxidoreductase, whose protein sequence is MTTAHDREGGYDCSFVADLLPDEQVSFGDSAAENHAGDWGTAEDEQVRPDVVVFPESTEDVSNIVAAAAERGVPVTPYAAGTGLSGGATPAQRGISLDTTRMNRVLEVRPDDLQVDVQPGMVGEDLNEALASYGLTLPSLPTSGDISTIGGMLSTDASGMNTVRYGKVGDWVLELEVVLADGSVVEVGSKAVKSSSGYNLKDLFVGSEGTLGIITRATMQLAGIPEQTRAGRAVFDSLDDATAAVHDAVQSGVDLAAIELLDDTTAKVANAYSDTDLPDKPLVFFEFHANHGVDEEVAFFEAVLESHGVERFEVAEDEAEMEELWAARHDLAYAVNEYDPDRIPVGPEDIVVPISAYPEIIRFAKEAASEAGFESFWFGHAGDGNVHGGILTPKDDPEAIERAREVTDRIFERTIELGGTITGEHGTGQHEKRAHMEREHGPVGLAMMRAVKQAIDPQGIINPGKVIPEEATGDEGPFR, encoded by the coding sequence ATGACAACGGCTCACGACCGAGAGGGCGGGTACGACTGCTCGTTCGTCGCGGACCTGTTGCCCGACGAGCAGGTCTCCTTCGGCGACTCCGCGGCAGAGAACCACGCCGGCGACTGGGGGACCGCAGAGGACGAACAGGTCCGACCGGACGTCGTCGTCTTCCCCGAGTCGACCGAGGACGTCTCGAACATCGTTGCGGCCGCCGCCGAGCGCGGCGTCCCGGTCACGCCCTACGCCGCCGGGACCGGGCTCAGCGGCGGCGCGACCCCCGCCCAGCGGGGGATCAGCCTCGACACCACCCGGATGAACCGGGTCCTGGAGGTCCGGCCCGACGACCTTCAGGTGGACGTTCAGCCCGGCATGGTCGGCGAGGACCTCAACGAGGCGCTCGCTAGCTACGGGCTGACGCTGCCCTCGCTGCCGACGTCGGGGGACATCTCGACCATCGGCGGGATGCTCTCGACGGACGCCTCCGGGATGAACACCGTCAGGTACGGCAAGGTCGGCGACTGGGTGCTCGAACTCGAGGTGGTGCTCGCGGACGGCTCGGTCGTCGAGGTGGGGAGCAAGGCCGTCAAGTCCTCCAGCGGCTACAACCTCAAGGACCTGTTTGTCGGCAGCGAGGGCACCCTGGGGATCATCACGCGCGCGACGATGCAGCTGGCGGGCATCCCCGAGCAGACCCGCGCAGGGCGGGCCGTGTTCGACTCGCTCGACGACGCCACCGCCGCCGTCCACGACGCCGTCCAGTCCGGCGTGGACCTGGCGGCCATCGAACTGCTGGATGACACCACCGCGAAAGTCGCGAACGCCTACTCGGATACGGATCTCCCGGACAAGCCGCTGGTCTTCTTCGAGTTCCACGCCAACCACGGGGTCGACGAGGAGGTCGCCTTCTTCGAGGCGGTGCTGGAGAGCCACGGCGTCGAGCGCTTCGAGGTCGCCGAGGACGAGGCCGAGATGGAGGAACTCTGGGCGGCCCGTCACGACCTGGCCTACGCGGTCAACGAGTACGACCCCGACCGGATCCCGGTGGGGCCGGAGGACATCGTCGTCCCGATCAGCGCCTACCCGGAGATCATCCGCTTCGCGAAGGAGGCGGCCAGCGAGGCCGGCTTCGAGTCCTTCTGGTTCGGCCACGCCGGCGACGGCAACGTCCACGGCGGTATCCTCACACCGAAGGACGACCCCGAGGCCATCGAGCGCGCTCGCGAGGTGACCGACCGCATCTTCGAGCGCACTATCGAACTCGGCGGGACCATCACCGGCGAGCACGGCACCGGGCAACACGAGAAACGCGCCCACATGGAGCGCGAACACGGCCCCGTCGGCCTGGCGATGATGCGCGCGGTCAAGCAGGCCATCGACCCACAGGGGATCATCAACCCCGGGAAAGTCATCCCCGAGGAGGCCACGGGCGACGAGGGGCCGTTCAGATAG
- a CDS encoding CaiB/BaiF CoA transferase family protein → MEYPLSDVRVVDCGQVIAGPLCACFMADLGADVVKVEPPDGELFRPEDATGEEYDGARTIDGEPFSPSFELYNRNKRGVTVDLKRERGRGVMYDLLDDADVFVQNWPPGVAERLGLGWETLRERNPDLVYAHITGYGETGPLAEYPGMDTIAQHISGFSSILGYDDDRPPIRSQSSLADYMAAFSALSSSLAALYHRDVNDAGGQKVDVSLLEALVHNVDGAFEVYNNQGEVPQPGGRNAYSSPDMLYGAARAADGWVCVALLLFSDRVWDAYRELVDRPELTGKEKYEDRAGRMDDAAELSAAFEEWLADRSVAEAVDTLNDAGIPAARHNDIGEAAELDHMAARDVFRAIEHPTFQELTLTSSPLSLSETGIEEPEHAPRLGADTRAVLADAGYDEEEIAALEADDLI, encoded by the coding sequence ATGGAGTATCCCCTCTCTGACGTCCGCGTCGTCGACTGCGGGCAGGTGATCGCCGGCCCGCTGTGTGCCTGTTTCATGGCCGACCTCGGCGCCGACGTGGTGAAAGTCGAGCCGCCGGACGGCGAACTGTTTCGGCCGGAGGACGCGACGGGCGAGGAGTACGACGGCGCGCGCACCATCGACGGCGAGCCGTTCAGCCCCTCGTTCGAACTGTACAACCGCAACAAGCGCGGCGTGACCGTCGACCTGAAACGCGAGCGCGGCCGCGGGGTGATGTACGACCTGCTCGACGACGCCGACGTGTTCGTCCAGAACTGGCCGCCCGGCGTCGCCGAACGGCTGGGGCTGGGCTGGGAGACGCTGCGCGAGCGCAACCCCGACCTCGTCTACGCCCACATCACCGGCTACGGCGAGACCGGTCCCCTCGCGGAGTACCCCGGGATGGACACCATCGCCCAGCACATCTCCGGCTTTTCCTCCATACTGGGGTACGACGACGACCGCCCGCCGATCCGCTCGCAGTCCTCGCTGGCGGACTACATGGCCGCCTTCTCGGCGCTCTCGAGTTCGCTGGCGGCGCTGTATCACCGCGACGTCAACGACGCCGGCGGGCAGAAGGTCGACGTCTCGCTGCTTGAGGCGCTGGTCCACAACGTCGACGGCGCCTTCGAGGTCTACAACAACCAGGGCGAGGTGCCCCAGCCCGGCGGGCGCAACGCCTACTCCAGCCCCGACATGCTCTACGGGGCGGCCCGGGCGGCCGACGGGTGGGTCTGTGTCGCTCTGCTCCTGTTCTCGGACCGGGTCTGGGACGCCTACCGCGAGCTGGTCGACCGGCCGGAGCTGACGGGCAAGGAGAAATACGAGGACCGCGCGGGCCGGATGGACGACGCCGCGGAGCTGAGCGCGGCCTTCGAGGAGTGGCTGGCCGACCGGTCCGTGGCGGAGGCCGTCGACACGCTCAACGACGCCGGCATCCCTGCCGCCAGACACAACGACATCGGCGAGGCCGCCGAACTGGACCACATGGCGGCCCGCGATGTGTTCCGGGCCATCGAACACCCCACCTTTCAGGAACTCACGCTGACGTCGTCGCCGCTGTCGCTGTCGGAGACGGGCATCGAGGAACCCGAGCACGCGCCGCGGCTGGGCGCGGACACCCGCGCGGTGCTGGCCGACGCCGGCTACGACGAGGAGGAGATCGCCGCGCTCGAAGCGGACGACCTCATCTGA
- a CDS encoding Ldh family oxidoreductase encodes MGRIDSDALERFAAAVLAETGADEGVAETVAASLVAADLRGHPSHGVQLIPDYFGWAFEGHLEPAARHEVVADRGGAVHVDGNHAFGHAVARAATDLAIDRVREGDHPSVTVGLRKATHIGRVGWFAEQAAAAGLGFVGFTNMTSGNPVAPAGSAERKFGTNPLTFGLPGFDALDHPVVMDMATSQVAYGKVNVRQMAGESDSIDPEWTVDEAGEPVLDPDEFNEEERGALAPLGGQTAGYKGTGLMLVAELFAATWSDSPVTPQPDSRYENAAAFTVFDPLAFTTREAHEARLLALEEYLDETEYSDAISAGTGTRVDRAYLPGRMEHDVKAEYEREGIPVPERIREQLADLAREHGVDENIVAPVAPE; translated from the coding sequence ATGGGACGGATCGACAGTGACGCACTCGAGCGGTTCGCGGCCGCGGTGCTGGCCGAGACCGGTGCCGACGAGGGGGTCGCGGAGACGGTCGCGGCCTCGCTGGTCGCGGCGGACCTGCGCGGGCACCCCTCACACGGCGTCCAGCTCATCCCCGACTACTTCGGGTGGGCCTTCGAGGGACATCTGGAGCCCGCAGCGCGCCACGAGGTCGTCGCCGACCGCGGGGGAGCAGTCCACGTCGACGGCAACCACGCCTTCGGCCACGCGGTCGCCCGCGCGGCGACCGACCTCGCCATCGACCGCGTGCGCGAGGGCGACCATCCGTCGGTAACGGTCGGGCTCCGGAAGGCCACCCACATCGGCCGCGTGGGCTGGTTCGCCGAGCAGGCTGCCGCCGCCGGGCTGGGCTTCGTCGGCTTCACGAACATGACCTCGGGCAACCCGGTCGCGCCGGCCGGCAGCGCCGAACGGAAGTTCGGCACCAACCCCCTGACCTTCGGGCTGCCCGGCTTCGACGCGCTCGACCACCCCGTCGTGATGGACATGGCGACCAGCCAGGTGGCCTACGGGAAGGTCAACGTCCGGCAGATGGCCGGCGAGTCGGACTCGATCGACCCCGAGTGGACCGTCGACGAGGCCGGCGAGCCGGTGCTCGACCCCGACGAGTTCAACGAGGAAGAACGGGGCGCGCTGGCGCCGCTCGGTGGCCAGACCGCGGGCTACAAGGGGACGGGACTGATGCTCGTCGCGGAGCTGTTCGCGGCGACCTGGAGCGACAGCCCCGTCACGCCACAGCCCGACTCCCGGTACGAGAACGCCGCCGCCTTCACCGTCTTCGACCCGCTTGCGTTCACCACCCGGGAGGCCCACGAGGCTCGCCTGCTCGCCTTGGAGGAGTATCTCGACGAGACGGAGTACTCCGATGCCATCAGCGCCGGCACCGGGACCCGGGTCGACCGGGCCTACCTCCCCGGCCGGATGGAACACGACGTCAAAGCCGAGTACGAGCGCGAGGGGATCCCCGTTCCCGAGCGGATCCGCGAGCAGCTCGCGGACCTGGCCCGCGAGCACGGCGTCGACGAGAACATCGTCGCGCCCGTGGCGCCCGAGTAG
- a CDS encoding enoyl-CoA hydratase/isomerase family protein, whose amino-acid sequence MGDYETVQVDWDGDRGVGTVTLDRPDALNALNDQIRTDVLAAMQELEAHNEDADGVALRVVVIEGAGNRAFSAGADIGGFSDESAGGSSDPGLYQFVREFPAPVVAKIDGYCLGGGFELSLACDFRFASESSRFGLPEVDLGLLPGAGAVQYITKLAGPGLAKEIAMTGEHFPPERMSDAEVIHDVYPDHEFDDAVEEFVTDLAGQAPLSLQALKESAEMATQTGLREGIAHDRTMFETLLSTEDFEEGAAAFNEDREPEFQGK is encoded by the coding sequence ATGGGCGACTACGAGACCGTCCAGGTCGACTGGGACGGCGACCGCGGCGTCGGCACCGTCACGCTCGACCGGCCCGACGCCCTGAACGCGCTCAACGACCAGATCCGCACGGACGTGCTCGCGGCCATGCAGGAACTCGAGGCCCACAACGAGGACGCCGACGGGGTCGCGCTCCGCGTGGTCGTCATCGAGGGCGCCGGGAACCGCGCCTTCTCCGCCGGGGCGGACATCGGCGGCTTCTCCGACGAGTCCGCCGGAGGGAGTTCCGACCCCGGCCTCTACCAGTTCGTCCGGGAGTTCCCCGCGCCCGTGGTGGCGAAGATCGACGGCTACTGCCTGGGCGGCGGGTTCGAACTCTCGCTGGCCTGTGACTTCCGGTTCGCGAGCGAGTCCAGCCGCTTTGGCCTCCCCGAGGTGGATCTGGGACTACTGCCGGGTGCCGGGGCCGTGCAGTACATCACGAAGCTCGCCGGACCGGGACTGGCAAAGGAGATCGCCATGACCGGCGAGCACTTCCCGCCCGAGCGGATGAGCGACGCCGAGGTCATCCACGACGTCTACCCCGACCACGAGTTCGACGACGCGGTCGAGGAGTTCGTCACCGACCTGGCCGGCCAGGCACCCCTCTCGCTGCAGGCGCTCAAGGAGTCCGCCGAGATGGCCACCCAGACCGGGCTCCGGGAGGGGATCGCCCACGACCGAACCATGTTCGAGACCCTGCTGAGCACCGAAGACTTCGAGGAGGGCGCCGCCGCGTTCAACGAGGACCGCGAGCCCGAGTTCCAGGGGAAGTAG
- a CDS encoding FAS1-like dehydratase domain-containing protein: MPTKPLEDLEAMVGESKQTVEGLRVAPGKVAEFARAVRDDNPAHYDPDAARERGFDAVPAPLTFTRVSAFPHNRPEGVEGTGFDLGLEPVIIHGEQAYEFERPLVAGDVLDGETTLADVYQREGGRGGTMTFVEYETAYYDQGGDLVVTDRSTAIETEESVGGDDGDGDAGGDGGTGDGRASAKTAATDGEQIEREDRTRYLDPEEGTTMTGEPVRTAGEVAVGDAGPELTVEDVQRPDFVKYAGASGDFNPVHYSEPYAHATGSRSVFGQGMLTAGYAAHFVADWFGLANVSNFRVRFEEQLWPGDTVTASGEVTAVDEGSEGATVEADIAVTNEAGTRLVSGDCAARLPPE, encoded by the coding sequence ATGCCGACGAAACCGCTCGAGGACCTGGAGGCGATGGTCGGCGAGTCGAAGCAGACAGTGGAGGGGCTGCGGGTCGCGCCCGGGAAGGTCGCGGAATTCGCCCGCGCGGTCCGGGACGACAACCCCGCCCACTACGACCCCGACGCTGCACGGGAGCGGGGCTTCGACGCGGTCCCGGCGCCGCTGACCTTCACCCGGGTGTCGGCGTTCCCGCACAACCGCCCGGAGGGCGTCGAGGGGACCGGCTTCGACCTCGGGCTCGAACCCGTCATCATCCACGGCGAGCAGGCCTACGAGTTCGAGCGCCCGCTGGTGGCCGGCGACGTCCTGGACGGGGAGACGACGCTCGCCGACGTCTACCAGCGCGAGGGAGGGCGGGGCGGAACCATGACCTTCGTCGAGTACGAGACTGCCTACTACGACCAGGGCGGCGACCTCGTCGTCACGGACCGGTCGACGGCCATCGAGACCGAGGAGTCCGTCGGCGGCGACGACGGGGACGGCGACGCGGGCGGCGACGGCGGGACCGGCGACGGCCGCGCGAGCGCAAAGACGGCAGCCACCGACGGCGAGCAGATAGAACGGGAGGACCGCACTCGGTACCTCGACCCCGAGGAGGGGACGACCATGACCGGCGAGCCGGTCCGGACCGCCGGGGAGGTGGCCGTCGGAGACGCCGGCCCCGAACTGACCGTCGAGGACGTCCAGCGCCCCGACTTCGTGAAGTACGCCGGCGCCAGCGGCGACTTCAACCCCGTCCACTACTCCGAGCCCTACGCTCACGCGACCGGGAGCCGGAGCGTCTTCGGTCAGGGGATGCTCACCGCGGGCTACGCGGCCCACTTCGTCGCGGACTGGTTCGGGCTGGCGAACGTGTCGAACTTTCGGGTCCGCTTCGAGGAACAGCTCTGGCCCGGCGACACCGTCACCGCCAGCGGCGAGGTCACGGCCGTCGACGAGGGGAGCGAGGGCGCGACCGTCGAGGCCGACATCGCCGTCACGAACGAGGCGGGGACGCGGCTGGTCAGCGGCGACTGCGCGGCACGGCTGCCCCCGGAGTGA
- a CDS encoding DUF7519 family protein → MTDERATDGRSVDPAADAEGAPDTGTVTVDRRPSRTGAGLALVPALVAALAGGLYTSPGLLVGVAGLLGLAAGLARGSRTAVTLGASGLFAGAVLAGAEGAPVGPVLVGAAAAAVAWDVATTAVSVGEQLGRDAGTERLEATRALASAGVGVVTVGLSYGVYLAGAGGRPVAALLFLLVAAVLLVAALD, encoded by the coding sequence ATGACGGACGAGAGGGCGACGGACGGGCGGTCGGTCGACCCGGCTGCCGACGCCGAGGGAGCGCCCGACACCGGGACGGTGACGGTCGACCGCCGCCCCAGTCGGACAGGGGCCGGCCTCGCCCTGGTGCCCGCGCTGGTCGCCGCGCTGGCCGGCGGGCTCTACACCTCGCCCGGCCTGCTCGTCGGCGTGGCCGGCCTCCTCGGGCTCGCGGCGGGGCTGGCACGCGGGTCGCGGACGGCGGTGACACTCGGCGCGAGTGGCCTGTTCGCCGGCGCAGTCCTCGCGGGGGCGGAGGGCGCCCCGGTCGGGCCGGTACTGGTCGGCGCGGCGGCCGCGGCCGTCGCCTGGGACGTCGCCACGACCGCAGTGAGCGTCGGCGAGCAGCTCGGCCGCGACGCCGGGACGGAGCGACTGGAGGCGACCCGCGCGCTCGCGAGCGCCGGCGTCGGCGTCGTGACCGTCGGGCTCTCCTACGGGGTCTACCTGGCCGGCGCCGGCGGCCGACCGGTGGCGGCGCTGCTCTTTTTGCTCGTGGCCGCGGTCCTGCTGGTCGCGGCGCTCGACTAG
- a CDS encoding AAA family ATPase — MDIEEASRRCEEVFTEVEAAVVTGRPFLETVFLGILSRGHVLLEDVPGTGKTLTARSIATALGMSFSRVQFTPDLLPADLTGTHVFNERDRTFEFNEGPLFANVVLADEINRAPPKTQSALLEAMEEGQVTTDGETRDLPDPFFVIATQNPVEQEGTFELPEAQVDRFVAKASIGYPDAEGERELLYRRADRSARSPSVEPVLSAEGVTALQRVPEAVRVEDDLVDYISAVCRETREDPRVTVGVSPRGTQRLFEAARSRAVIEGREYVTPDHVTAVARPVLAHRLVLTADARVNDVARESVVEDVLDEVPVPTVD; from the coding sequence ATGGACATCGAGGAGGCGAGCCGACGCTGTGAGGAGGTCTTCACCGAGGTGGAGGCCGCGGTCGTCACCGGCCGCCCGTTCCTGGAAACCGTCTTTCTGGGCATTCTCTCGCGGGGACACGTCCTGCTGGAGGACGTCCCCGGCACCGGCAAGACGCTGACCGCCCGGAGCATCGCGACGGCGCTCGGCATGTCCTTCTCGCGGGTGCAGTTCACCCCCGACCTCCTGCCCGCGGACCTGACGGGCACGCACGTCTTCAACGAGCGCGACCGGACCTTCGAGTTCAACGAGGGCCCCCTCTTCGCGAACGTCGTCCTCGCAGACGAGATCAACCGTGCGCCGCCAAAGACGCAGTCGGCCCTGCTGGAGGCCATGGAGGAAGGGCAGGTGACGACGGACGGCGAGACTCGCGACCTGCCCGACCCCTTCTTCGTCATCGCGACCCAGAACCCCGTCGAGCAGGAGGGGACCTTCGAGCTCCCGGAGGCCCAGGTCGACCGGTTCGTCGCGAAGGCGAGCATCGGCTACCCCGACGCCGAGGGCGAGCGGGAGCTGCTCTACCGCCGGGCCGACCGCTCGGCGCGCAGCCCCTCCGTCGAGCCGGTCCTCTCCGCCGAAGGGGTCACGGCGCTCCAGCGCGTCCCCGAGGCGGTCCGGGTCGAGGACGACCTGGTCGACTACATCTCGGCGGTCTGCCGGGAAACACGCGAGGACCCCCGCGTCACCGTCGGTGTCTCCCCCCGGGGAACGCAGCGGCTGTTCGAGGCCGCCCGCTCTCGAGCTGTGATCGAGGGCCGGGAGTACGTCACGCCCGACCACGTGACGGCGGTCGCCCGTCCGGTGCTCGCCCACCGGCTCGTGCTGACCGCCGACGCCCGCGTCAACGACGTCGCCAGGGAGTCGGTCGTCGAGGACGTCCTCGACGAGGTGCCGGTCCCGACGGTCGACTAG
- a CDS encoding thiamine pyrophosphate-requiring protein, with protein MNVAQAVAHTLKEEGVEYLFTYPINPIIEAAAAVDIRPIPVRQERVGLHMADAFSRTTAGEEIGVFCMQFGPGAENAFPGVAQAYGDSVPLVVLPMGYERSKTEVDPNFDASDNYDQVTKTCEQVTDPDEAVNAVRRAFNSARNGRPRPALVEFPMDVFGEEVGDIEYSPPTENRPAPDPRRVPEVADALLDAEDPVIWAGQGVHYAEAWDALREVAELLEAPVATSLQGKSAFPETHPLSLGVGARSMPTPVREYLEEADLIFGVGCSFTRTLYAADMPEDATIVHSTLDPADIDKGLAADLALVGDAKLTLDALHGELDGRIDGGRGRYDDLAEDIADRQEAFLEEWEDKLTSEEVPLTPYRVIHDLQETVDVSETVITHDSGSPRDQLAPFWQPEEPLSYIGWGKTTQLGYGLGLAMGAKLAHPDKLCINVWGDAAIGMTGMDFETAVREEIPILSILFNNFSMACEIDLLPTATEKFDTTDISGNYADMAEAFGGYGERVEQPENIVPAIERGIERTEQGTPAVLEFITCKETEYPEM; from the coding sequence ATGAACGTCGCCCAGGCCGTCGCGCACACCCTCAAGGAGGAGGGCGTGGAGTACCTGTTCACCTACCCGATCAACCCCATCATCGAGGCCGCCGCGGCCGTCGACATCCGCCCCATCCCCGTCCGCCAGGAGCGGGTCGGGCTGCACATGGCCGACGCCTTCTCCCGCACCACCGCAGGCGAGGAGATCGGCGTCTTCTGCATGCAGTTCGGCCCCGGCGCCGAGAACGCCTTTCCGGGGGTCGCGCAGGCCTACGGCGACTCCGTCCCGCTGGTCGTGCTGCCGATGGGCTACGAGCGCAGCAAGACCGAGGTCGACCCCAACTTCGACGCCTCCGACAACTACGACCAGGTGACCAAGACCTGCGAGCAGGTCACCGACCCCGACGAGGCGGTCAACGCCGTCCGGCGCGCGTTCAACAGCGCCCGCAACGGCCGCCCCCGGCCTGCGCTCGTGGAGTTCCCGATGGATGTCTTCGGCGAGGAGGTCGGGGACATCGAGTACAGCCCGCCGACCGAGAACCGCCCGGCGCCGGACCCCCGGCGGGTCCCCGAGGTGGCCGACGCGCTCCTGGATGCGGAGGACCCGGTCATCTGGGCCGGCCAGGGTGTCCACTACGCCGAGGCCTGGGACGCACTCCGGGAGGTCGCCGAACTGCTGGAGGCGCCGGTCGCCACCAGCCTCCAGGGGAAAAGCGCCTTCCCCGAGACCCATCCGCTCTCGCTGGGTGTGGGGGCGCGCTCGATGCCCACGCCCGTCCGGGAGTACCTCGAGGAAGCCGACCTGATATTCGGGGTCGGCTGTTCGTTTACCCGTACCCTCTACGCCGCCGACATGCCTGAGGATGCGACCATCGTCCACTCGACGCTGGACCCGGCGGACATCGACAAGGGGCTGGCCGCCGACCTCGCGCTGGTCGGAGACGCCAAGCTGACCCTCGACGCGCTCCACGGGGAACTCGACGGCCGAATCGACGGCGGCCGGGGCCGTTACGACGACCTCGCCGAGGATATCGCCGACCGGCAGGAGGCCTTCCTCGAGGAGTGGGAGGACAAGCTCACCTCCGAGGAGGTGCCCCTGACGCCGTACCGCGTCATCCACGACCTCCAGGAGACCGTCGACGTGAGCGAGACGGTCATCACCCACGACTCGGGCAGCCCCCGCGACCAGCTCGCCCCCTTCTGGCAGCCCGAGGAGCCGCTTTCCTACATCGGCTGGGGGAAGACCACCCAGCTCGGCTACGGGCTCGGGCTGGCGATGGGCGCGAAGCTCGCCCACCCCGACAAGCTCTGTATCAACGTCTGGGGCGACGCCGCCATCGGGATGACCGGGATGGATTTCGAGACCGCCGTCCGCGAGGAGATACCGATCCTCTCGATACTGTTCAACAACTTCTCGATGGCCTGCGAGATCGACCTGCTCCCGACCGCGACCGAGAAGTTCGACACGACCGACATCTCGGGCAACTACGCCGACATGGCCGAGGCCTTCGGCGGCTACGGCGAGCGCGTCGAGCAACCCGAGAACATCGTGCCCGCCATCGAGCGGGGCATCGAGCGGACCGAACAGGGGACGCCGGCGGTGCTGGAATTCATCACCTGCAAGGAGACCGAATACCCGGAGATGTAG
- a CDS encoding MBL fold metallo-hydrolase, whose amino-acid sequence MDRISLSNTAFEGNNNAYLLQSNGTTAMVDTGDATEATREHLEEELAERGLTFADIDVVFLTHFHGDHTGLAATIQEASGATVYAHEDDAALISQDPEAQEEMEELQLNYFDEWDIPEDQQAVLKSIMHEDNGLFGAGPDVEPFADGDTFQVGDYEITARHTPGHALGLASFELTVDGENVVASGDALLPVYTPNVGGADVRVEGALGKYLETLLEYIEADYDRAWPGHRDPIEDPAARAATIIDHHEERAWRVLDVLRERGPSTPWEISAELFGDLESIHILHGPGESYAHLEHLEADGYVTREGKEYRLTDAARERMEEIDDERWPLVDQDYEHTL is encoded by the coding sequence ATGGACAGGATCTCGCTGTCGAACACGGCTTTCGAGGGGAACAACAACGCGTACCTGCTGCAGAGCAACGGGACCACGGCGATGGTCGACACCGGCGACGCGACCGAGGCGACCCGCGAACACCTGGAGGAGGAGCTCGCCGAGCGCGGGCTCACCTTTGCGGACATCGACGTCGTCTTCCTCACCCACTTCCACGGCGACCACACCGGGCTGGCGGCGACCATCCAGGAGGCGAGCGGTGCGACCGTCTACGCCCACGAGGACGACGCCGCGCTGATCAGCCAGGACCCCGAGGCCCAGGAGGAGATGGAGGAGCTACAGCTCAACTACTTCGACGAGTGGGATATCCCGGAGGACCAGCAGGCGGTCCTGAAGTCCATCATGCACGAGGACAACGGCCTGTTCGGCGCCGGCCCCGACGTCGAGCCCTTCGCCGACGGCGACACCTTCCAGGTCGGCGACTACGAGATAACTGCCCGCCACACGCCCGGCCACGCCCTCGGACTGGCGAGTTTCGAGCTGACCGTCGACGGCGAGAACGTCGTCGCCTCGGGCGACGCGCTCCTGCCGGTGTACACGCCCAACGTCGGCGGCGCGGACGTCCGCGTCGAGGGCGCACTCGGAAAGTACCTCGAGACGCTGCTGGAGTACATCGAGGCCGACTACGACCGCGCCTGGCCGGGCCACCGCGACCCCATCGAGGACCCCGCCGCCCGCGCGGCGACCATCATCGACCATCACGAGGAGCGAGCCTGGCGCGTGCTCGACGTGCTCCGGGAGCGGGGGCCGTCGACGCCCTGGGAGATCAGCGCCGAACTGTTCGGCGACCTCGAGTCGATCCACATCCTCCACGGCCCCGGCGAGTCCTACGCCCACCTCGAACACCTCGAGGCCGACGGCTACGTCACCCGGGAGGGCAAGGAGTACCGCCTGACCGACGCCGCTCGCGAGCGGATGGAAGAGATCGACGACGAGCGCTGGCCGCTGGTCGACCAGGACTACGAGCACACCCTCTGA